In one window of Chryseobacterium viscerum DNA:
- a CDS encoding type 1 glutamine amidotransferase domain-containing protein, with protein MMKTILLIVTNIEQYASGHLKTGLWLSELTHIYHAAKEKGWKITIASPKGGNTPIDPESLKPLVLDGISKSYYENPVFMNELAQTKSLDMVKNDSFDCIYLAGGHATMYDFPDNTTLQEILRDQYESNKMVAAICHGVGGLLNVRLSDGEYMIKGKAVTGFDWFEETLARRKNEVPFNLEEALKQRNVHYRKAFIPMTSNVVVDGSLITGQNPFSSKEMAKVVVSELEKQAFM; from the coding sequence ATGATGAAAACTATCTTATTAATTGTAACAAACATAGAACAATATGCCAGTGGTCATCTTAAAACCGGATTATGGCTGAGCGAGCTTACCCATATTTACCACGCGGCAAAGGAGAAAGGATGGAAGATTACCATAGCTTCTCCTAAAGGTGGAAATACTCCTATTGACCCGGAAAGTCTGAAACCTCTGGTGCTTGACGGTATTTCAAAAAGTTATTATGAAAATCCGGTATTTATGAATGAATTGGCTCAGACAAAAAGCCTTGATATGGTAAAAAATGATTCCTTCGACTGTATTTATCTTGCGGGAGGACATGCTACCATGTATGATTTTCCTGATAATACTACTTTACAGGAGATTCTCAGAGATCAGTATGAAAGCAATAAAATGGTTGCTGCGATTTGTCATGGGGTCGGAGGATTACTGAACGTAAGACTTTCGGATGGAGAATATATGATTAAAGGTAAAGCTGTTACCGGATTTGACTGGTTTGAAGAAACATTGGCAAGAAGAAAAAATGAAGTTCCTTTTAATCTTGAAGAAGCTCTTAAACAGCGGAATGTACATTACAGAAAAGCATTTATTCCTATGACTTCCAATGTTGTAGTTGATGGCAGTTTGATTACCGGACAAAATCCATTTAGCTCTAAAGAAATGGCTAAAGTAGTAGTTTCTGAACTTGAAAAACAGGCATTCATGTAG
- a CDS encoding NAD-dependent epimerase/dehydratase family protein, whose translation MQTILGANGQIGEELARELKRNYTSDIRIVSRNAKKVNDTDTIFSADLSDREKAIEAVKGSEIAYFTLGLPMDTDLWEKQFLVILKNVIEACKINGTKLVFFDNTYMYPQNNEVLTEQTPFSPVGRKGMVRKRMTEMLLKEMEAGTIEAVICRAPEFYGPGKTQSITNSLIFNAIKEDKKLKVPLRDSKLRSLIWTPDASRATALIGNTPDAYKQTWHLPVDDHKLNYEEFIALVSQIYGKEFKYSVIPKLAFKIGSLFNKNAKELLELLPRYGYDNLFDDSKFRKRFPEFQVTTYRQGIEQIKKEQQTAK comes from the coding sequence ATGCAAACCATATTAGGAGCCAATGGACAGATTGGTGAAGAACTGGCAAGAGAACTGAAAAGAAATTATACTTCAGACATCCGCATTGTCAGCAGAAATGCTAAAAAAGTAAATGATACTGATACTATTTTTTCTGCAGATTTATCAGACAGAGAAAAAGCTATAGAAGCCGTGAAAGGAAGCGAGATTGCTTATTTCACACTTGGACTTCCTATGGATACAGATCTGTGGGAAAAGCAATTCCTGGTGATTTTGAAAAACGTCATTGAAGCCTGTAAAATCAATGGTACCAAACTGGTTTTTTTTGACAATACCTATATGTACCCTCAAAATAATGAGGTCTTAACGGAACAAACCCCATTCTCTCCTGTAGGAAGAAAAGGAATGGTGAGAAAACGGATGACGGAAATGCTTTTAAAAGAAATGGAAGCAGGAACAATAGAGGCTGTCATCTGCAGAGCTCCTGAATTTTATGGACCGGGAAAAACTCAAAGTATTACCAATAGTCTTATTTTCAATGCAATTAAAGAAGATAAAAAACTAAAAGTTCCTTTGAGAGACAGTAAGCTGCGAAGCCTGATCTGGACTCCTGATGCAAGCCGTGCAACAGCTTTAATAGGAAATACACCTGATGCCTATAAACAGACATGGCATTTACCGGTAGATGATCATAAACTGAATTATGAAGAGTTCATTGCTTTGGTTTCTCAGATTTATGGTAAAGAATTTAAGTATTCTGTAATTCCGAAACTGGCTTTTAAAATAGGATCTTTATTCAACAAAAATGCAAAAGAATTACTGGAACTGCTTCCAAGATATGGGTATGATAACCTTTTTGATGATTCAAAATTCAGAAAAAGATTTCCGGAATTTCAGGTAACCACTTACAGACAGGGAATTGAGCAGATAAAAAAAGAACAGCAGACGGCAAAATAA
- a CDS encoding MerC domain-containing protein produces the protein MKSKILDAVGISAAVLCLIHCIVFPLLLIVPLGISHNPYIDLGFLCIGTIVVFRVTRKITNHWLKLLFWISVSLIFISVLIDLIFEIHVPLIYFGAAGLITGHIINFKNHKH, from the coding sequence ATGAAGTCAAAAATTCTTGATGCTGTAGGAATCTCCGCTGCTGTTTTATGCCTGATTCATTGTATAGTCTTTCCGTTATTACTGATTGTTCCTTTGGGAATATCACATAACCCCTATATTGATTTAGGTTTCCTTTGTATTGGTACCATTGTCGTATTCAGGGTAACCAGAAAAATAACCAACCACTGGCTGAAACTTTTATTCTGGATATCAGTTTCTCTCATTTTTATTTCTGTACTTATCGACCTGATATTTGAAATTCATGTTCCTCTGATCTATTTTGGAGCTGCAGGTTTAATTACTGGCCATATCATCAATTTTAAAAATCATAAACATTAA
- a CDS encoding Fur family transcriptional regulator, with protein MKQVRNTHAKTEILSLINDSEIALTHSDIQKKLGDLCNRVTIYRVLERLENEGAIHKIVNIDGVVNFAKCSGKCTHEKHFHNHVHFNCKECNSVTCIENAIPEISLPEHFIAQEYNFIISGICPKCADA; from the coding sequence ATGAAACAAGTTAGAAATACGCATGCTAAAACTGAAATTTTAAGTCTTATCAATGACTCAGAAATAGCCCTTACCCACTCAGATATTCAAAAAAAATTGGGTGATCTATGCAATAGGGTAACGATTTACAGAGTATTGGAAAGACTTGAAAATGAAGGAGCTATCCACAAGATTGTTAATATTGACGGGGTGGTGAATTTTGCGAAGTGCAGTGGAAAATGTACTCATGAAAAGCATTTTCATAATCATGTTCATTTCAACTGCAAAGAATGTAATTCTGTAACGTGTATTGAAAATGCAATTCCGGAAATTAGTTTACCGGAACATTTTATTGCACAGGAATACAATTTTATCATCAGCGGGATCTGTCCGAAATGTGCTGATGCTTAG
- a CDS encoding DoxX family protein: MKTILSNLEKNTVSIYVICRILIGLFFFIAGFNKLFHPIFQGYMFNTISTIGFPFPQFTANFTAFCECIFGLFLMLGFWTRISSAFLIIIILVALFTHDLSSIPKELIPIKSETGVYEMDPFTWLSYFLYLPQVLYLLFLLLFLFQGCTGFGIDILKKTDLK; the protein is encoded by the coding sequence ATGAAAACAATACTATCAAACCTCGAAAAAAATACAGTCAGCATCTATGTAATTTGTAGAATATTAATTGGATTATTCTTTTTTATAGCAGGTTTCAATAAACTTTTCCATCCTATTTTTCAGGGGTATATGTTCAATACCATCAGTACTATAGGATTTCCATTTCCTCAGTTTACCGCCAATTTTACCGCTTTTTGTGAATGTATATTCGGTTTATTTTTAATGCTGGGCTTTTGGACAAGAATAAGCTCTGCATTTTTAATCATCATTATACTTGTTGCCTTATTTACGCATGATCTGAGTTCCATTCCAAAGGAACTTATTCCTATAAAATCTGAAACCGGAGTATATGAAATGGATCCTTTTACATGGCTGAGTTATTTCCTTTATTTACCTCAGGTACTGTATCTTTTGTTCCTGCTCCTCTTCTTGTTTCAGGGTTGCACAGGATTTGGAATTGATATTTTAAAAAAAACAGATCTTAAATAA
- a CDS encoding GTP-binding protein, with product MTKKLPVTVLSGFLGAGKTTLLNHILHNKQGLKVAVIVNDMSEVNIDARLVENQNTLSRTEEKLVEMSNGCICCTLREDLMIEVERLAHENRFDYLLIESTGISEPIPVAQTFTYIDDESGIDLSRFSYVDTMVTVVDCFNFMKDFGSNELLMDRDLTDMEGDYRTIVNLLTDQIEFANVIILNKTDLINSETLGFLKAAIKKLNPDAVILHSEFGKVEPQQILNTQLFDFDKAQSSAGWQKELQSEHHTPETEEYGISSLVFRDRKPFHPVRLWNYLNHHYPEGTIRAKGLFWLASRPDDALNFSQAGGSFRLEKAGVWWGSMPMNQRVQYSSFAENQEFIESRWDKNWGDRINELVFIGQNLDKDQMLSDLQHCLINEQEKELLDQKQPFEDPFPKNI from the coding sequence ATGACGAAGAAACTTCCTGTAACGGTACTCAGTGGCTTTTTGGGAGCTGGAAAAACCACATTGCTCAATCATATTCTCCATAATAAACAAGGCTTGAAAGTAGCTGTCATTGTGAATGACATGAGCGAAGTTAATATTGATGCCCGTCTTGTTGAAAATCAAAATACTCTTTCAAGAACAGAAGAAAAGTTAGTAGAAATGAGCAATGGGTGTATCTGTTGTACACTCCGCGAAGATCTGATGATAGAAGTTGAACGTCTTGCTCACGAAAATCGTTTTGATTACCTATTGATAGAGAGTACAGGAATCAGTGAACCTATTCCGGTTGCCCAAACCTTCACCTATATTGATGATGAGAGTGGAATAGACCTTTCCCGTTTCAGCTATGTAGATACAATGGTAACTGTAGTGGATTGTTTCAATTTTATGAAAGATTTCGGGTCCAATGAACTATTGATGGATCGTGATCTTACCGATATGGAAGGAGATTACAGAACAATTGTCAATCTTCTTACAGACCAGATTGAGTTTGCGAATGTGATTATTTTAAACAAAACAGATCTTATCAACTCTGAAACACTTGGATTTTTAAAAGCTGCCATTAAAAAATTAAATCCTGATGCTGTCATTCTACATTCAGAATTTGGTAAGGTTGAACCTCAGCAGATTTTAAATACGCAGCTTTTTGACTTTGATAAAGCACAATCTTCAGCTGGCTGGCAAAAAGAATTGCAATCTGAACATCATACGCCTGAAACTGAAGAATATGGAATCAGCTCACTGGTTTTCAGAGATAGAAAACCATTTCATCCTGTGAGACTCTGGAACTATTTGAATCATCATTATCCTGAAGGAACAATAAGGGCAAAAGGGTTATTCTGGCTGGCCTCAAGACCAGACGATGCTTTGAATTTTTCCCAGGCCGGAGGTTCTTTCCGTCTGGAAAAGGCTGGGGTATGGTGGGGCAGCATGCCCATGAACCAACGGGTACAGTATTCTTCATTTGCAGAAAATCAGGAATTTATAGAAAGTAGATGGGATAAAAACTGGGGTGACAGAATCAATGAGCTTGTATTTATTGGGCAGAACCTGGATAAAGATCAAATGTTATCAGACCTCCAGCATTGCCTTATTAATGAACAGGAAAAAGAACTGCTTGATCAGAAACAACCTTTTGAAGATCCTTTCCCAAAGAATATTTAA
- a CDS encoding MauE/DoxX family redox-associated membrane protein, protein MNNTKTAYFFLRVSMGINLLGHGLVRLVKLQDFASGMMKGFETSWLPQPLVHLFGITLPFLELMIGLLLMVGFKTRIATIAGASLIILLLFGCSTVENWEAMGIQMIYAGLFYILISRIEDNYLALDRK, encoded by the coding sequence ATGAATAATACAAAAACAGCCTATTTTTTCCTTCGCGTGTCTATGGGAATTAACCTTTTAGGGCACGGATTGGTTCGTCTTGTAAAACTACAGGACTTTGCATCAGGAATGATGAAAGGTTTTGAAACAAGCTGGCTTCCACAGCCATTGGTACACCTGTTCGGGATTACACTCCCCTTTTTAGAATTGATGATCGGATTACTGCTGATGGTTGGTTTTAAAACCCGCATTGCCACTATAGCTGGCGCATCCCTGATTATCCTGCTGCTTTTTGGATGCAGTACGGTTGAAAATTGGGAAGCCATGGGAATTCAGATGATCTATGCAGGTTTGTTTTACATCCTGATCAGCAGAATAGAAGACAATTATCTGGCTTTAGACAGGAAATGA
- a CDS encoding AraC family transcriptional regulator → MKRIVNFNSFNVFSIEKEIWDVEYHNHNFYELIIIENGKGFHHLNNITFPYKKGDVFLLRPSDGHEFSITSKTRFIYIKFTEQYIWQNLLSNKNNELKKVIQLLMEDHSFVYESVIQSKTDREHLLQLARILLYEFNHKNTYNKEISTDLFSSIITILIRNTMHNSTTKNWVTQNVSRIEKMLYYININALDADKMKIENLAKEFMLSPNYISIYIKKQTGFSIQQHVIQHKMKTAEKLLLHSHYNISEIADKLGFNDASHFNKIFKTYKEMSPSEFKKNSLSY, encoded by the coding sequence ATGAAACGAATCGTTAACTTCAATTCTTTTAATGTTTTCAGCATCGAAAAAGAAATCTGGGATGTTGAGTATCATAATCATAACTTTTATGAACTCATTATCATAGAGAATGGAAAAGGATTTCATCATCTCAATAATATTACTTTTCCTTATAAAAAAGGGGACGTTTTCCTTCTGAGACCAAGTGACGGGCATGAATTTTCCATTACCAGTAAAACACGTTTCATCTATATAAAATTTACGGAACAATATATCTGGCAAAACCTTTTGTCCAACAAAAATAATGAGCTTAAAAAAGTGATCCAACTTCTGATGGAAGACCATTCTTTTGTCTATGAATCGGTGATTCAAAGTAAAACGGACAGGGAACATCTGCTGCAACTTGCACGTATCCTTCTCTATGAGTTCAACCATAAAAATACGTACAACAAAGAAATCTCAACCGATCTTTTTTCCAGTATCATCACTATTCTGATCCGAAATACAATGCATAATAGTACTACCAAAAACTGGGTCACACAAAATGTAAGCAGAATTGAAAAGATGTTGTATTATATCAACATTAATGCTTTAGATGCAGATAAAATGAAAATTGAAAACCTGGCTAAAGAATTTATGCTGTCCCCTAATTATATCAGCATTTATATCAAAAAACAGACTGGCTTTTCTATACAACAGCATGTTATACAGCATAAAATGAAAACTGCAGAAAAACTTTTGCTTCATAGCCATTATAATATCAGTGAGATTGCCGATAAACTGGGGTTCAATGATGCCAGCCATTTCAATAAAATATTCAAAACATATAAAGAAATGTCTCCTTCTGAATTTAAAAAGAATAGTTTATCTTACTGA
- a CDS encoding NUDIX hydrolase, giving the protein MKTSAGILLFKKEKDSLYYFLVHPGGPFWKNKDLEAWSIPKGELLPDENPLERALTEFKEETGKTVKGNFIELSPIKQKGGKIVYAWALEGHIDTSALYSNTFSMEWPPKSGKIIEIPEVDQWEWFASEEAQQRINTAQKGFITELENIVKKQ; this is encoded by the coding sequence ATGAAAACGAGTGCGGGTATTTTGCTTTTTAAAAAAGAAAAAGATAGTCTGTATTACTTTCTTGTTCATCCTGGCGGGCCTTTCTGGAAAAATAAAGACCTGGAAGCATGGTCTATTCCAAAAGGAGAGCTGCTTCCAGATGAAAATCCATTGGAACGTGCATTAACGGAATTTAAAGAAGAAACAGGAAAAACAGTGAAAGGGAACTTTATTGAGTTGTCACCCATTAAGCAAAAAGGAGGAAAAATAGTTTACGCCTGGGCATTGGAGGGGCATATTGATACTTCAGCACTTTACAGCAATACCTTCTCTATGGAATGGCCACCCAAATCCGGCAAAATAATAGAAATTCCCGAAGTAGATCAATGGGAATGGTTTGCTTCAGAAGAAGCACAGCAACGGATCAATACGGCACAGAAAGGTTTCATAACAGAACTTGAAAATATAGTAAAAAAACAATAA
- a CDS encoding polysaccharide deacetylase family protein, producing the protein MKYIKQSILLVASTIVLMSFSDHDKDKRAKKDQSETKILTKKQWPNGAQLVISVSMQFETGGQPEGAESPFSSTPLPKGNPDLPAESWYRYGGNEGIYRMLDLWKKYDIKVTSHVVGTAAEKYPEVAKAIANGGHEIAAHGFTWDNQWNKNYADELNFVKKGVDAVEKITGQKAVGYNCNWLRRSPNTLKVLQDLGFLYHIDDLSHDEPFITKVKGKNFVVIPYTLRNNDIVNIEGKHWSPDQFLNQLKFEFDRLYEEGASKRRMMSISFHDRIGGTPAMMHAMEEFIKYTKEKQGVVFMRKDDIAKMVINDPDTLVDNSEEKFN; encoded by the coding sequence ATGAAATATATAAAACAATCAATACTGTTAGTTGCTTCAACAATCGTTCTGATGTCATTTTCTGATCATGATAAGGATAAAAGGGCAAAAAAAGATCAATCTGAAACAAAAATTCTAACAAAAAAACAATGGCCAAATGGAGCTCAATTGGTGATTTCCGTTTCTATGCAGTTTGAAACAGGCGGACAGCCTGAAGGCGCTGAAAGTCCTTTCAGTAGTACTCCACTTCCTAAAGGCAACCCGGATCTTCCGGCAGAAAGCTGGTATCGTTACGGAGGAAATGAAGGAATTTACAGAATGCTGGATCTATGGAAAAAATATGACATTAAAGTAACTTCCCATGTAGTGGGAACAGCAGCGGAAAAGTATCCGGAAGTGGCAAAAGCTATTGCAAACGGAGGTCATGAAATTGCAGCTCATGGTTTTACCTGGGATAATCAGTGGAATAAGAATTATGCTGACGAACTGAATTTTGTAAAGAAAGGTGTAGATGCTGTTGAAAAAATTACAGGCCAGAAAGCTGTTGGCTATAACTGTAACTGGCTCAGAAGAAGCCCGAATACCCTTAAAGTGTTACAGGATCTTGGTTTTCTGTATCATATTGATGATTTAAGCCATGATGAACCTTTTATTACCAAAGTAAAAGGGAAAAATTTTGTTGTTATTCCTTATACCCTTCGTAACAATGATATCGTCAATATTGAAGGAAAACACTGGAGCCCTGATCAGTTTTTAAACCAATTGAAATTTGAATTCGACCGTCTTTATGAAGAAGGAGCTTCCAAAAGAAGAATGATGAGCATCAGCTTTCACGACAGAATCGGTGGAACTCCTGCAATGATGCATGCTATGGAGGAATTTATTAAATATACTAAAGAAAAACAAGGGGTAGTCTTTATGAGAAAGGATGATATTGCCAAAATGGTTATAAATGATCCTGACACTCTTGTTGATAACAGTGAAGAAAAGTTTAACTAA
- a CDS encoding helix-turn-helix domain-containing protein codes for MKAPEKVTSITALHKYLKLKRPSNPLISVFDFNEVNVDPETILSAVTTDFYVISIKKDCAGRCKYGQHYYDFEDGIMYFIAPHQVLQFEDILLSEVRGSVLVIHPDFLQGYPLASVIKEYGYFSYSANEALYLSEKEEKSITDILDNINREIEANMDGFTQDLLVSNIDLLLKYCDRFYNRQFLTRKKVNHDLLTQLETLLDDYFKNEKLLINGIPTVQFVAAQMNISPNYLSDMLRVHTGQTTQQHIQNRMIEKAKELLSTTTMSVSEIAYNLGFEHPQSFHRLFKNQTAVSPLEFRKSFN; via the coding sequence ATGAAAGCTCCTGAAAAAGTAACCTCCATTACAGCACTACACAAATATCTGAAGTTGAAAAGACCTTCCAACCCTTTGATCAGTGTGTTTGATTTTAATGAAGTGAATGTAGATCCGGAAACTATTCTGAGTGCGGTGACTACAGATTTTTATGTGATTTCTATTAAAAAAGATTGTGCAGGAAGATGCAAATACGGACAGCACTATTATGATTTTGAGGATGGAATCATGTATTTTATTGCTCCTCATCAGGTTCTGCAGTTTGAAGATATTCTGCTTTCTGAGGTTAGGGGAAGTGTATTGGTTATTCACCCCGATTTCCTGCAGGGATATCCGTTGGCTTCTGTTATAAAAGAGTATGGATACTTCTCTTATTCTGCCAATGAAGCGTTGTATCTCTCCGAAAAAGAAGAAAAATCTATAACGGATATTCTGGACAATATCAATAGGGAGATTGAAGCCAATATGGATGGTTTTACTCAGGATTTATTGGTATCCAACATTGATTTGCTGTTAAAATACTGTGACAGATTCTACAACCGTCAGTTTTTAACCCGAAAAAAAGTGAATCATGATCTTTTGACTCAGCTTGAAACGTTACTCGATGATTATTTTAAAAATGAAAAACTGTTGATCAATGGGATTCCCACCGTGCAGTTCGTAGCAGCACAAATGAATATAAGCCCTAATTATCTGAGTGACATGCTGAGAGTCCATACAGGACAAACAACGCAGCAGCATATTCAGAACAGAATGATTGAAAAGGCAAAAGAGCTGCTTTCTACCACCACAATGTCCGTTTCTGAAATTGCCTATAATTTAGGATTTGAACATCCCCAGTCTTTTCACCGCTTATTTAAAAACCAGACGGCTGTTTCTCCATTGGAGTTCAGAAAGTCTTTTAATTAA